The nucleotide sequence TCTGCCGAGTCTCTAGGTAGCACGGCCTTCACCATCACGTGCGCCTTCGCTCCGTAAAGCCAGAGGTTGTATGTTAGCTCGAGGCGATCCCTTAAGTCAGCCCCGACTATGGAGAACAAGTGGACTCCTCCTGCCCTCTCCTTTAGCGCCGCTATGGCCTTCCTCAGGGCGCTCGGCTCAACTGTCACCTTGATCCTCCTGGGCTTAACTACGCGCACCTCCTTAAGACCCTCGCTTATCTTCCTCAGCGCCTCGACTACCTCGCCCTCACCCACCTCCTCCACCTCCGCTTAGCTTCGCTAGTAGCTGAGCTACGCCGTAGATTATGGCGTCAGGCCTAGGCGGGCAGCCTGGTACGTAGACGTCTACGGGCACTACTTTAGCTATCCCCTTCAGTACGTTGTAGCAGTCTTGAAACACTCCTCCGCTCAGCGTACAGGTCCCTACCGCCACTACGAACTTAGGGTCTGGGACTTGTTCGTATATGCGCCTTAACCTAGCTGCAGCCTGCCTTGTTACTGGGCCAGTGACTATGATTACGTCCGCGTGCCTAGGAGACCCCTTCAGCAGTATACCAAACCTCTCGACGTCGAATCGCGGAGCAAGGGCGGCGAGCAACTCTATATCGCAGGAGTTACACGCGCCTGAGTTGAAGTGCAGTACCCAGGGGGACTTTAGCCTAGCCCAGGTGATTAAGCCCATCGGCTCACCTAGAGCTTGACTGACCGGACTATGAGGAAGAGGCACTTAACTTTTCTTCCTAAGCTATGGAGTTAAGCGGCTGGATCAATAAGAGCTAAATA is from Candidatus Nezhaarchaeota archaeon and encodes:
- a CDS encoding NADH-quinone oxidoreductase subunit C, coding for MGEGEVVEALRKISEGLKEVRVVKPRRIKVTVEPSALRKAIAALKERAGGVHLFSIVGADLRDRLELTYNLWLYGAKAHVMVKAVLPRDSAEVETIVDLIPGSILYEREAYEALGVRFKNHPNLSKLFLPEEWPEGLYPLRKDAKLEVLE
- a CDS encoding NADH-quinone oxidoreductase subunit B family protein, whose protein sequence is MGLITWARLKSPWVLHFNSGACNSCDIELLAALAPRFDVERFGILLKGSPRHADVIIVTGPVTRQAAARLRRIYEQVPDPKFVVAVGTCTLSGGVFQDCYNVLKGIAKVVPVDVYVPGCPPRPDAIIYGVAQLLAKLSGGGGGG